In a single window of the Streptomyces sp. NBC_00353 genome:
- a CDS encoding collagen-like triple helix repeat-containing protein, with translation MSERPPQRTPNRQLASLITEAGFSNAGLARRVDQLGLEHGLDLRYDKTSVTRWLRGQQPRGTTPALIAEVFTRRLGRRLSAQDLGLDACAPVYAGLEFAATPGEAVDIVSGLWRKDSGSHAELRKIAFTPAGLVVPSRDWLIGRADEWVARGNGEAAAPSGGTGGVRGTPGASMVGGARGAAGINGTRGAHGTHGVHGVNGQNGSAGPGGRSGARGPAPVRPASGPLSSPAPSSGPPAHLAPPAPGAPGFPRQRQTDRSPGQKVNSGDVAALRSVGELFRTLDHTYGGGHARQALVRYLEHEAEPMLRGTYGEAIGRRLFSAAADLTRLAGWTSYDIAAHGLAQRYFVQALRLAQAAGDRVYGSYVLITMSRQAVYLGHGREAVQLARVAQQGVGSSAPPVVMALLHAVEARGHGVLGEARTCAASLARAEHALEAARPGDDVPHWGRYFDEAQLADEFGHCHRDLQQYRAAAQHAERSLQLRAPVYARSRLFCQVVLASARLGLGELDQACLLGAEAAQQAAEMRSMRATEYVREFERRLEPYRDAAAVRGYRERVAALG, from the coding sequence ATGTCGGAACGACCTCCGCAGCGCACCCCCAACCGCCAGCTCGCCTCGCTCATCACAGAAGCCGGATTCTCGAACGCAGGTCTCGCCCGCCGGGTGGACCAGCTCGGCCTCGAGCACGGTCTCGATCTGCGGTACGACAAGACGTCCGTGACTCGCTGGCTGCGGGGCCAGCAGCCGCGCGGGACCACCCCTGCCCTGATCGCCGAGGTCTTCACCCGGCGGCTCGGACGCCGGCTCTCGGCGCAGGACCTGGGTCTCGACGCATGCGCGCCCGTCTACGCCGGTCTGGAGTTCGCCGCCACACCCGGCGAGGCGGTGGACATCGTCAGCGGGCTCTGGCGGAAGGACTCGGGCAGCCATGCGGAGCTGCGGAAGATCGCCTTCACCCCGGCCGGGCTGGTGGTGCCCAGCCGGGACTGGCTGATCGGACGGGCCGACGAGTGGGTGGCCCGGGGGAACGGTGAGGCCGCTGCGCCCAGCGGGGGGACCGGTGGGGTGCGCGGGACGCCGGGGGCGTCCATGGTCGGCGGGGCCCGCGGGGCGGCAGGGATCAACGGGACCCGTGGTGCCCACGGCACGCATGGAGTACATGGAGTGAACGGGCAGAACGGGTCCGCGGGGCCCGGCGGCAGGTCCGGCGCTCGTGGGCCCGCACCGGTCAGGCCCGCCTCCGGACCGCTCTCCTCACCCGCACCGTCATCCGGACCTCCGGCGCACCTCGCGCCCCCGGCACCAGGCGCACCCGGGTTCCCCCGGCAGCGCCAGACCGACCGCAGCCCCGGCCAGAAGGTCAACAGCGGCGATGTCGCCGCTCTGCGTTCCGTCGGGGAGCTCTTCCGCACCCTGGACCACACCTACGGCGGTGGCCACGCCCGCCAGGCCCTCGTCCGCTACCTGGAGCACGAGGCCGAGCCGATGCTCCGCGGGACGTACGGGGAGGCGATCGGGCGGCGGCTCTTCTCGGCGGCCGCCGATCTGACCCGCCTGGCGGGCTGGACCTCGTACGACATCGCGGCACACGGCCTCGCCCAGCGCTACTTCGTCCAGGCACTGCGCCTCGCACAGGCAGCGGGGGACCGGGTGTACGGCAGCTATGTCCTGATCACCATGAGCCGGCAGGCGGTGTATCTCGGGCACGGCAGGGAAGCCGTGCAGCTGGCGCGCGTCGCCCAGCAGGGCGTCGGCTCCTCGGCGCCGCCCGTCGTCATGGCCCTGCTGCACGCGGTCGAGGCGCGCGGCCACGGGGTGCTCGGTGAGGCCAGGACGTGTGCGGCCTCGCTGGCGCGGGCGGAACACGCGCTGGAGGCTGCCCGGCCCGGCGACGACGTACCGCACTGGGGACGCTACTTCGACGAGGCGCAGCTCGCCGACGAGTTCGGGCACTGCCATCGCGATCTGCAGCAGTACCGGGCCGCCGCGCAGCATGCGGAGCGCTCTCTCCAGCTGCGTGCCCCGGTGTACGCCCGGAGCAGGCTGTTCTGCCAGGTGGTGCTGGCGTCCGCCCGGCTCGGGCTCGGCGAGCTCGACCAGGCGTGCCTGCTCGGCGCGGAGGCGGCCCAACAGGCGGCGGAGATGCGGTCGATGCGCGCGACGGAGTACGTGAGGGAGTTCGAGCGTCGTCTTGAGCCGTACCGGGACGCGGCGGCG
- a CDS encoding DUF4191 domain-containing protein, translating to MARKANTDGADSAENAGRLKQIALTYKMTRRTDSKIGLVVAGVGIVTFGVILAVGFLIKHPVYLGILGFVLALLAMAIVFGRRAERAAFGQMEGQPGAAAAVLDRVGRGWTTTPAVAMNRSQDVVHRAVGKAGIVLVGEGNPNRVKVLLAAEKKKMARIVVDVPVHDIIVGNGEGQVPLKKVRTKMLKLPRVLTGPQVTAANDRLRAMGDLMSNMPLPKGPMPKGMRMPRGGKMR from the coding sequence ATGGCGAGGAAGGCAAACACTGACGGCGCGGACAGCGCCGAGAACGCGGGGCGACTCAAGCAGATCGCCCTGACCTACAAGATGACCCGGCGGACCGACTCCAAGATCGGTCTTGTCGTCGCGGGTGTGGGAATCGTCACCTTCGGTGTCATCCTCGCCGTCGGCTTCTTGATCAAGCACCCGGTCTACCTGGGCATCCTGGGCTTCGTGCTGGCCCTCCTCGCGATGGCGATCGTCTTCGGACGGCGTGCCGAGCGGGCGGCCTTCGGGCAGATGGAGGGACAGCCGGGCGCTGCGGCGGCGGTGCTGGACCGCGTGGGCCGTGGCTGGACCACGACGCCCGCGGTCGCGATGAACCGCAGCCAGGACGTCGTCCACCGGGCCGTCGGCAAGGCGGGCATCGTGCTGGTCGGCGAGGGCAACCCGAACCGGGTCAAGGTCCTGCTGGCGGCCGAGAAGAAGAAGATGGCCCGCATCGTCGTGGACGTGCCCGTGCACGACATCATCGTCGGCAACGGCGAGGGCCAGGTGCCGCTGAAGAAGGTCCGCACCAAGATGCTGAAGCTGCCGCGGGTCCTGACCGGCCCGCAGGTGACGGCTGCCAACGACCGGCTCCGGGCCATGGGCGACCTGATGAGCAACATGCCGCTGCCGAAGGGCCCGATGCCGAAGGGTATGCGGATGCCGCGCGGCGGCAAGATGCGCTGA
- a CDS encoding TetR family transcriptional regulator — protein MPSSTSADSTRDRIVAAATAEFSQHGIAGARIERIAKAAKTSKERVYAYFRSKEALYQFIAEREMALVAEATRLDPTDLPEYAGRVHDYFVSHPDRHRLMTWGRLEFAGSTADAVTQRTVQRKAELLRKAQEVGQLDTAWDPIDILVLLNQIAMAWAGQLDLVDAAGDQVRDTSLAARRAAVVAAVQRLFPAAAATTNELA, from the coding sequence ATGCCGTCCTCGACCAGCGCAGACTCCACCCGCGACCGCATCGTCGCCGCGGCCACGGCCGAGTTCTCCCAGCACGGGATCGCCGGAGCGCGCATCGAGCGAATCGCGAAAGCCGCGAAGACCAGCAAGGAACGCGTCTACGCCTACTTCCGCAGCAAGGAAGCGCTCTACCAGTTCATCGCCGAGCGCGAGATGGCCCTAGTGGCCGAGGCGACCCGCCTGGACCCCACCGACCTGCCCGAATACGCCGGTCGGGTCCACGACTACTTCGTCAGCCACCCCGACCGGCACCGGCTCATGACCTGGGGCCGACTGGAGTTCGCCGGCAGCACCGCCGATGCCGTCACCCAGAGGACCGTCCAGCGCAAGGCCGAGCTGCTGCGCAAGGCCCAGGAAGTCGGCCAACTGGACACCGCCTGGGACCCTATCGACATCCTCGTCCTGCTCAACCAGATCGCCATGGCCTGGGCCGGACAGCTCGATCTCGTGGACGCGGCCGGCGACCAGGTCCGCGACACCTCCCTGGCGGCCCGCCGCGCCGCCGTCGTCGCCGCCGTCCAGCGCCTCTTCCCTGCTGCCGCAGCCACCACCAACGAATTGGCCTGA
- a CDS encoding RDD family protein has protein sequence MDNRQAIGSWLSGPRAAAEEMGVDFGYRGKRLGLPEEGPGSVAPLGRRFGALFIDWALCMLIAYGLFARGDQQAAGNWALGIFLVLSVLTVGTIGCTPGKRILGIRVVAEGGGRLGLGRVVVRSVLLCLAVPALVWDRDGRGLHDRLARAVQVRI, from the coding sequence GTGGACAATAGGCAAGCAATCGGATCGTGGCTCTCCGGGCCGCGCGCGGCAGCCGAGGAAATGGGCGTCGACTTCGGGTACCGGGGCAAGCGGCTCGGTCTGCCCGAGGAAGGCCCGGGGTCCGTCGCCCCGCTCGGCCGGCGCTTCGGCGCCCTCTTCATCGACTGGGCGCTCTGCATGCTGATCGCATACGGGCTGTTCGCTCGCGGTGACCAGCAGGCGGCCGGAAACTGGGCGCTCGGCATCTTCCTCGTACTGAGTGTGCTCACCGTCGGAACCATCGGCTGTACGCCGGGCAAGCGCATCCTGGGCATCCGGGTCGTCGCCGAGGGCGGTGGCCGGCTCGGTCTCGGGCGGGTGGTCGTGCGGAGCGTGCTGCTGTGCCTGGCGGTCCCGGCCCTGGTCTGGGACCGCGACGGCCGGGGGCTGCACGACCGGCTCGCCCGCGCCGTCCAGGTGCGGATCTGA
- the glnA gene encoding type I glutamate--ammonia ligase: MFQNADDVKKYIADEDVKFIDVRFCDLPGVMQHFTIPAAAFDPTEELAFDGSSIRGFQAIHESDMALRADLSTARVDPFRRDKTVNINFFIHDPITGEQYSRDPRNVAKKAEAYLASTGIADTAYFGPEAEFYVFDNVRFQTSANESFYHIDSEAGAWNTGSEENNRGYKVRYKGGYFPTPPVDHFADLRAEISLELDKNGLQVERQHHEVGTAGQAEINYKFNTLLAAADDLMLFKYIVKNVAWRNNKTATFMPKPIFGDNGSGMHVHQSLWAGGDPLFYDEQGYAGLSDIARYYIGGILKHAPSLLAFTNPTVNSYHRLVPGFEAPVNMVYSQRNRSAAMRIPITGSNPKAKRVEFRAPDPSSNPYLAFSALLMAGLDGVKNKIEPAEPIDKDLYELAPEEHANVQQVPTSLPAVLDALEADHEYLLAGGVFTSDLIETWIDYKRTHEIAPIQLRPHPHEFELYFDI; encoded by the coding sequence ATGTTCCAGAACGCCGACGACGTGAAGAAGTACATCGCCGACGAAGACGTCAAGTTCATCGATGTCCGGTTCTGTGACCTGCCCGGTGTGATGCAGCACTTCACCATCCCGGCAGCGGCCTTCGACCCGACCGAGGAACTGGCCTTCGACGGCTCGTCGATCCGCGGCTTCCAGGCCATCCACGAGTCCGACATGGCGCTTCGCGCGGACCTGTCGACCGCCCGTGTCGACCCCTTCCGCCGCGACAAGACCGTCAACATCAACTTCTTCATCCACGACCCGATCACCGGCGAGCAGTACAGCCGTGACCCGCGCAACGTGGCCAAGAAGGCCGAGGCGTACCTCGCCTCCACCGGCATCGCCGACACCGCGTACTTCGGTCCCGAGGCGGAGTTCTACGTCTTCGACAACGTCCGCTTCCAGACGTCGGCGAACGAGAGCTTCTACCACATCGACTCCGAAGCCGGCGCCTGGAACACCGGTTCGGAAGAGAACAACCGTGGTTACAAGGTCCGCTACAAGGGCGGGTACTTCCCGACCCCGCCGGTCGACCACTTCGCCGACCTGCGTGCCGAGATCTCGCTGGAGCTGGACAAGAACGGCCTCCAGGTCGAGCGCCAGCACCACGAGGTCGGCACCGCCGGCCAGGCCGAGATCAACTACAAGTTCAACACGCTGCTCGCCGCGGCCGACGACCTGATGCTCTTCAAGTACATCGTGAAGAACGTCGCCTGGCGCAACAACAAGACCGCGACCTTCATGCCGAAGCCGATCTTCGGCGACAACGGCTCGGGCATGCACGTCCACCAGTCCCTGTGGGCCGGCGGCGACCCGCTGTTCTACGACGAGCAGGGCTACGCGGGCCTCTCGGACATCGCCCGCTACTACATCGGCGGCATCCTCAAGCACGCCCCCTCGCTCCTCGCCTTCACGAACCCGACGGTGAACTCCTACCACCGCCTGGTCCCGGGCTTCGAGGCCCCGGTCAACATGGTCTACTCGCAGCGCAACCGCTCGGCCGCGATGCGTATCCCGATCACGGGCTCGAACCCGAAGGCCAAGCGCGTCGAGTTCCGCGCCCCGGACCCGTCGTCCAACCCGTACCTGGCCTTCTCGGCGCTGCTGATGGCCGGCCTCGACGGCGTGAAGAACAAGATCGAGCCGGCCGAGCCGATCGACAAGGACCTGTACGAGCTGGCTCCCGAGGAGCACGCGAACGTCCAGCAGGTCCCGACCTCGCTCCCGGCCGTCCTGGACGCGCTCGAGGCGGACCACGAGTACCTGCTCGCCGGCGGTGTCTTCACGTCCGACCTGATCGAGACGTGGATCGACTACAAGCGGACTCACGAGATCGCCCCGATCCAGCTGCGCCCGCACCCGCACGAGTTCGAGCTGTACTTCGACATCTAG
- a CDS encoding SCO2195 family GlnR-regulated protein yields the protein MQAVPVRATAIPSVTDALRAVESLLLSSGQRTARRNAWTAVLEDRRRAKDRVETAYVLEAVADHRS from the coding sequence ATGCAGGCCGTGCCGGTACGCGCAACCGCCATCCCGTCCGTCACCGATGCTCTCCGTGCCGTCGAGTCGCTGCTGCTGAGCAGCGGCCAGCGCACAGCCCGGCGAAACGCCTGGACAGCGGTCCTCGAGGACCGCCGCCGGGCCAAGGACCGGGTCGAGACCGCATACGTACTGGAGGCCGTGGCCGACCATCGCTCCTAG
- a CDS encoding aldo/keto reductase has translation MQHRTLGSQGLEVSAIGYGTMGLTMAYGPGDTQEGIAAIRRAHDLGVTFFDTAELYGFGTGSNETLVGQAVADFRDDVVLATKFGFDLSDPERIGHALNSRPDNIRKVTDNSLRHLGVDHIDVLYQHRVDPDVPVEDVAGTVKELIDAGKVKYFGLSEAGPETVRKAHAVQPVSVLQTEYSLFERDVEQLFPTLDELGIGFVAYSPLGRGFITGTAKPAGQYDATDMRNIDPRWQPGNFEKNVDAVNGLADLAATKNATVSQLALAWLLAQGEHIVPIPGTRSPKRVEENTRAGGLMLTDADLAAIDKILPHGGFGARYVEGALPTWV, from the coding sequence ATGCAGCACAGGACACTCGGCAGCCAGGGCCTTGAGGTCTCGGCGATCGGCTACGGCACGATGGGCCTGACGATGGCCTACGGCCCCGGCGACACCCAGGAGGGCATCGCCGCCATCCGGCGTGCCCACGACCTGGGTGTCACCTTCTTCGACACCGCCGAGCTCTACGGCTTCGGTACCGGGTCCAACGAGACCCTGGTCGGCCAGGCCGTCGCGGACTTCCGCGACGACGTGGTCCTGGCCACCAAGTTCGGCTTCGACCTGTCCGACCCTGAGCGGATCGGTCACGCCCTCAACAGCCGTCCCGACAACATCCGTAAGGTCACCGACAACAGCCTGCGCCACCTCGGCGTCGACCACATCGACGTCCTCTACCAGCACCGCGTCGACCCGGACGTGCCCGTCGAAGACGTCGCCGGTACCGTCAAGGAGCTGATCGATGCGGGCAAGGTGAAGTACTTCGGCCTGAGCGAGGCCGGCCCCGAGACCGTCCGCAAGGCGCACGCCGTGCAGCCGGTCTCCGTCCTGCAGACCGAGTACAGCCTGTTCGAGCGTGACGTCGAGCAGCTCTTCCCCACGCTCGACGAGCTGGGCATCGGCTTCGTCGCCTACTCGCCGCTGGGGCGCGGCTTCATCACCGGCACGGCCAAGCCCGCCGGTCAGTACGACGCCACCGATATGCGCAACATCGACCCGCGCTGGCAGCCGGGCAACTTCGAGAAGAACGTCGACGCCGTCAACGGGCTCGCCGACCTCGCGGCCACCAAGAACGCCACGGTTTCGCAGCTGGCCCTGGCCTGGCTGCTCGCCCAGGGCGAGCACATCGTGCCCATCCCCGGCACCCGCAGCCCGAAGCGTGTCGAAGAGAACACCCGCGCCGGCGGCCTCATGCTGACCGACGCCGACCTGGCCGCGATCGACAAGATCCTGCCTCACGGCGGCTTCGGCGCCCGCTACGTCGAAGGCGCCCTGCCCACCTGGGTCTGA
- the lipB gene encoding lipoyl(octanoyl) transferase LipB yields MSELRFVRLGFGESAVDYQEAWQKQREVHAARFEDTVPDTCLLLEHPPVYTAGRRTTDSERPLDGTPVVDVDRGGKITWHGPGQLVGYPIQKLPRPVDVVAHVRRLEDALIRTAAEFGLETTRVEGRSGVWVLGDPVEERPSLGGLSLDFDPRLHDEEFDPRLNGPEYAPSNAGQRREDRKLAAIGIRVAKGVTMHGFALNVNPDNTWFDRIVPCGIRDAGVTSLAYELGRDITIAEVLPVAEKHLKDVLENAELAPREIDRASA; encoded by the coding sequence GTGAGTGAGCTTCGGTTCGTCCGGCTGGGATTCGGCGAGTCGGCCGTCGACTACCAGGAGGCCTGGCAGAAGCAGCGCGAGGTGCACGCGGCCCGGTTCGAGGACACGGTTCCCGACACCTGTCTGCTGCTGGAGCACCCGCCCGTCTACACGGCCGGACGGCGTACGACCGACAGTGAGCGCCCCCTGGACGGCACTCCGGTCGTCGATGTGGACCGCGGCGGCAAGATCACCTGGCACGGCCCCGGGCAGCTCGTCGGCTACCCGATCCAGAAGCTGCCGCGGCCGGTGGACGTCGTGGCACATGTCCGCCGGCTGGAGGACGCGCTGATCCGTACGGCCGCCGAGTTCGGTCTGGAGACCACCCGGGTCGAGGGCCGCAGCGGGGTCTGGGTGCTGGGCGACCCGGTCGAGGAGCGTCCGTCGCTCGGCGGCCTGTCGCTCGACTTCGATCCGCGGCTGCACGACGAGGAGTTCGACCCGCGGCTGAACGGCCCCGAGTACGCCCCGTCCAACGCCGGCCAGCGCCGCGAGGACCGCAAGCTGGCGGCGATCGGCATCCGGGTCGCCAAGGGTGTGACCATGCACGGCTTCGCACTGAATGTGAACCCGGACAACACCTGGTTCGACCGGATCGTGCCGTGTGGCATCCGCGACGCGGGCGTCACCTCGCTCGCGTACGAGCTGGGGCGCGACATCACGATCGCCGAAGTGCTCCCGGTCGCCGAGAAGCACCTGAAGGACGTCCTGGAGAACGCGGAGCTCGCTCCACGCGAGATCGACCGCGCCTCGGCCTGA
- the lipA gene encoding lipoyl synthase, whose product MSAVAPDGRKMLRLEVRNSQTPIERKPEWIKTRAKMGPEYNQLQKLVKSEGLHTVCQEAGCPNIFECWEDREATFLIGGDQCTRRCDFCQIDTGKPQALDRDEPRRVGESVVTMDLNYATITGVARDDLEDGGAWLYAETVRQIHALTVEREAGATKVELLIPDFNAEPEQLAEVFSSRPEVLAHNVETVPRIFKRIRPGFRYERSLEVITRAREAGLVTKSNLILGMGETREEVSEALQDLYDAGCELITITQYLRPSVRHHPVERWVKPHEFVELKEEADEIGYSGVMSGPLVRSSYRAGRLFQQAIERRGAVAPTPAA is encoded by the coding sequence GTGTCCGCTGTCGCACCCGACGGGCGCAAGATGTTGCGCCTGGAGGTCCGGAACAGCCAGACCCCCATCGAGCGCAAGCCCGAGTGGATCAAAACCCGGGCGAAGATGGGCCCCGAGTACAACCAGCTGCAGAAGCTCGTGAAGAGCGAGGGTCTGCACACGGTGTGCCAGGAGGCCGGCTGCCCCAACATCTTCGAGTGCTGGGAGGACCGGGAGGCCACATTCCTCATCGGTGGCGACCAGTGCACCCGCCGCTGTGACTTCTGTCAGATCGACACGGGCAAGCCGCAGGCGCTGGACCGGGACGAACCCCGCCGCGTCGGCGAGTCGGTCGTCACGATGGACCTGAACTACGCCACCATCACCGGCGTCGCCCGCGACGACCTGGAGGACGGCGGCGCCTGGCTGTACGCGGAGACCGTGCGCCAGATCCACGCGCTGACGGTGGAGCGCGAAGCCGGCGCCACCAAGGTCGAGCTGCTGATCCCCGACTTCAACGCGGAGCCCGAGCAGCTCGCCGAGGTCTTCTCCTCGCGCCCCGAGGTGCTCGCGCACAACGTCGAGACGGTGCCGCGGATCTTCAAGCGGATCCGCCCCGGCTTCCGTTACGAGCGCTCGCTCGAGGTCATCACGCGGGCCCGCGAGGCGGGTCTGGTGACCAAGTCCAACCTCATCCTCGGCATGGGCGAGACCCGCGAGGAAGTGAGCGAGGCACTCCAGGATCTGTACGACGCCGGGTGCGAGCTCATCACGATCACGCAGTACCTGCGGCCCTCCGTGCGCCACCACCCGGTCGAGCGCTGGGTGAAGCCGCACGAGTTCGTGGAGCTCAAGGAGGAGGCCGACGAGATCGGCTACTCCGGTGTGATGTCCGGGCCGCTGGTCCGTTCGTCGTACCGCGCGGGCCGGCTTTTCCAGCAGGCGATCGAGCGTCGTGGCGCCGTCGCCCCGACGCCCGCGGCATGA